Proteins encoded in a region of the Gulosibacter sediminis genome:
- the ftsW gene encoding putative lipid II flippase FtsW has protein sequence MPQPQATKRNATGAATSGSAYRIKLFSSEHPANLNATLLFGIVAVLVAFGLIMVLSSSAVEEFAAGNTFSTKFLKQLVFAAVGLPFMWVASRVPLQFWTGSFAWLALGFAVVMQALVFTPLGTEINGNRSWIDLGPTTVQPAEFAKVALVMWLGMIIARKGDKLTQLKEVVVPIGLPVGVVILLALLGKDLGTVMVIGALVLGALWFGGLRAQYIVGATLIAVVGAVTMAIVSPNRVARITSFFDGSCDYEGLCWQTSHGFFALASGGIFGVGLGNSTAKWSWLPEADNDFIFAIIGEEFGLIGALAVIMLFAALAVVLLRIWRETENVAGRTLVGGVLVWFIFQAFVNIAVVLGLLPVLGVPLPLLSSGGSALITSLFSVGLVLSVAKDNAKRQAAANPTPSSGSASSRPSSRKAPRS, from the coding sequence ATGCCGCAACCCCAGGCGACGAAGCGTAACGCGACGGGGGCCGCGACGAGCGGTTCCGCCTATCGCATCAAGCTCTTCTCGAGCGAGCACCCCGCGAATCTCAACGCGACGCTGCTGTTCGGCATCGTCGCGGTGCTCGTCGCCTTCGGCCTCATCATGGTGCTGTCGAGCTCGGCCGTTGAGGAGTTCGCGGCCGGCAACACGTTCTCGACGAAGTTCCTCAAGCAACTCGTGTTCGCCGCGGTCGGCCTGCCGTTCATGTGGGTCGCTTCGCGCGTGCCGCTGCAGTTTTGGACGGGCTCGTTCGCGTGGCTTGCGCTCGGCTTCGCGGTCGTCATGCAGGCGCTCGTGTTCACCCCGCTCGGCACCGAAATCAACGGCAACCGCTCGTGGATCGACCTGGGCCCGACCACGGTGCAGCCAGCCGAGTTTGCCAAGGTGGCGCTTGTCATGTGGCTCGGCATGATCATCGCGCGCAAGGGCGACAAGCTCACCCAGCTGAAAGAGGTGGTCGTGCCGATCGGCCTGCCCGTCGGCGTCGTGATCCTGCTCGCGCTGCTCGGCAAAGACCTCGGCACCGTCATGGTGATCGGCGCGCTCGTGCTCGGCGCCCTCTGGTTCGGCGGCCTGCGCGCCCAATACATCGTCGGCGCAACGCTCATCGCCGTCGTGGGCGCCGTGACGATGGCCATCGTCTCGCCCAACCGCGTCGCCCGCATCACGAGCTTCTTCGACGGCTCGTGTGACTACGAGGGCCTGTGCTGGCAGACCTCGCACGGCTTCTTCGCGCTCGCGAGCGGCGGCATCTTCGGCGTCGGGCTCGGCAACTCGACGGCGAAGTGGTCGTGGCTGCCCGAAGCCGACAACGACTTCATCTTCGCGATCATCGGCGAGGAGTTCGGCCTCATCGGCGCCCTCGCGGTCATCATGCTGTTCGCGGCTCTCGCGGTCGTGCTCCTGCGCATCTGGCGCGAAACTGAGAACGTCGCGGGCCGCACGCTCGTCGGTGGCGTACTCGTGTGGTTCATCTTCCAGGCGTTCGTCAACATCGCAGTCGTGCTCGGGCTGCTGCCGGTGCTCGGCGTGCCCCTGCCGCTGCTGAGCTCCGGCGGCTCGGCGCTCATCACCTCGCTCTTCTCAGTCGGCCTCGTGTTGTCGGTCGCGAAGGACAACGCGAAGCGCCAGGCCGCGGCGAACCCCACTCCATCCTCCGGCTCCGCGAGCTCGCGGCCGTCGTCACGAAAGGCACCCAGGTCATGA
- a CDS encoding UDP-N-acetylglucosamine--N-acetylmuramyl-(pentapeptide) pyrophosphoryl-undecaprenol N-acetylglucosamine transferase has protein sequence MTTYLLAGGGTAGHVNPLLATADSIRAAHPDATVLVLGTKEGLETRLVPERGYELLTIDKVPFPRRINGAAVKFPARFQRAVRQVREIIRTRGVDVVVGFGGFASTPAYVAARKRVPVIVHEANAIPGLANRLGAKWAAGVAVVFPNTPLVGAKALGMPLRHEIATLDREASRDEAIDYFGLDAGRRTLVVTGGSQGAKRINETIRELGSKLVGEAHGDEKWQVVHIVGRLSPFDDPQLPHYHVVEYCDRMELAFAAADFIVTRAGSSTVSELSAVGLPALYVPYAVGNGEQAKNIATLLEANAAMVIADGEFLPPRVEAELLPVLADAARRTELGRRAGELGARDAAEQLLSMIDAAVADATRGARA, from the coding sequence ATGACCACGTACCTGCTTGCGGGCGGCGGCACCGCCGGCCACGTCAATCCGCTGCTCGCCACGGCCGACAGCATCCGCGCCGCGCATCCCGACGCGACCGTGCTCGTGCTCGGCACGAAAGAGGGTCTCGAGACGCGGCTCGTGCCCGAGCGCGGTTACGAGCTGCTCACGATCGACAAGGTACCGTTCCCACGCCGCATTAACGGGGCCGCGGTGAAGTTCCCGGCGCGATTCCAACGCGCCGTGCGCCAGGTGCGCGAGATCATCCGCACCCGCGGGGTGGATGTGGTGGTCGGTTTTGGCGGCTTCGCCTCGACGCCCGCATATGTCGCGGCCCGCAAACGCGTGCCAGTGATCGTGCACGAGGCGAATGCGATCCCCGGGCTTGCCAACCGCCTCGGGGCGAAGTGGGCGGCGGGCGTCGCGGTCGTGTTCCCGAACACCCCGCTCGTGGGCGCGAAGGCCCTCGGCATGCCGCTGCGGCACGAGATTGCCACGCTCGACCGCGAGGCGAGCCGCGACGAGGCGATCGACTACTTCGGCCTCGACGCTGGGCGGCGCACCCTCGTCGTGACGGGCGGTTCGCAGGGCGCGAAGCGCATCAACGAGACGATTCGCGAGCTCGGATCGAAGCTCGTGGGGGAGGCGCACGGCGACGAAAAGTGGCAGGTCGTGCACATTGTCGGCCGCCTCTCGCCGTTCGATGACCCGCAGCTGCCGCACTACCACGTGGTCGAGTACTGCGACCGCATGGAACTCGCCTTCGCAGCGGCCGACTTCATCGTCACCCGCGCCGGCTCCTCGACGGTCTCGGAGCTCTCGGCCGTGGGCCTGCCCGCGCTGTACGTGCCCTACGCGGTCGGCAACGGCGAACAGGCGAAAAACATCGCAACCCTGCTCGAGGCGAACGCCGCGATGGTGATCGCCGACGGCGAGTTTCTGCCGCCACGCGTGGAGGCCGAGCTGCTGCCCGTGTTGGCCGATGCGGCGCGGCGCACCGAGCTTGGACGGCGCGCCGGTGAGCTCGGCGCGCGCGATGCCGCCGAGCAGCTGCTCTCGATGATCGACGCCGCCGTCGCCGACGCGACGCGTGGCGCCCGGGCCTAA
- a CDS encoding DivIVA domain-containing protein — translation MALTPEDVVNKRFQQTKFREGYDQDEVDDFLDEVVVELRRLIAENDELRTENERLQSEGASAPAAAAQTQPEAPAEPEAEAPEAPAEPEAPAAPAPAAQVAPAATAPAAAVAGGEDEAASSSSLLALARRLHDEHVAEGTRTRDQLIKEAETKASKLVADAEAEAQKRKSDAEAAASKLTQEAEAAATKRTQESQTNANRLVSEAENKAKTLITNAETREREITTNLENTKTRLEERIEELRGFEASYRTQLRSYIEGQLEEFTASSNEFDGGEAKN, via the coding sequence ATGGCACTGACTCCGGAAGACGTGGTCAATAAGCGTTTTCAGCAGACGAAGTTCCGTGAGGGATACGACCAGGACGAAGTAGACGACTTCCTTGACGAGGTTGTCGTAGAACTGCGTCGCCTGATCGCCGAGAACGACGAACTCCGCACCGAAAACGAGCGACTGCAGTCGGAGGGTGCGTCCGCGCCCGCTGCGGCAGCGCAGACCCAGCCCGAAGCACCTGCCGAGCCCGAGGCCGAAGCGCCCGAGGCACCGGCCGAGCCCGAGGCACCCGCAGCCCCGGCGCCCGCAGCGCAGGTTGCGCCGGCCGCGACAGCTCCCGCCGCCGCAGTCGCGGGTGGCGAAGACGAAGCCGCCTCGAGCTCCTCGCTCCTCGCCCTCGCCCGTCGCCTGCACGACGAGCACGTTGCCGAAGGTACGCGCACCCGCGACCAGCTCATCAAGGAAGCCGAGACGAAGGCGTCGAAGCTCGTTGCCGACGCTGAGGCCGAGGCGCAGAAGCGCAAGAGCGACGCCGAGGCTGCCGCGAGCAAGCTCACGCAGGAGGCCGAGGCCGCCGCGACCAAGCGCACGCAGGAATCGCAGACCAACGCGAACCGCCTCGTGAGCGAGGCCGAGAACAAGGCGAAGACGCTGATCACGAACGCGGAGACCCGCGAGCGTGAGATCACGACGAACCTTGAGAACACGAAGACCCGACTCGAGGAGCGCATCGAAGAGCTGCGCGGCTTCGAGGCGAGCTACCGCACACAGCTGCGCAGCTACATCGAGGGTCAGCTCGAAGAGTTCACTGCTTCGAGCAACGAGTTCGACGGTGGCGAGGCGAAGAACTAA
- the murC gene encoding UDP-N-acetylmuramate--L-alanine ligase yields the protein MISPDANAQIPEEIRHAHFIGIGGSGMSGIARMFLQRGVTVSGSDRSANDYTEKLAQAGATVSIGHDAANLDESVDTVVVTSALWPDNPELVLARERGLNILHRSQALVWLTRAARVVAVAGAHGKTTSTGMIASALLELGADPSFVNGGVISSLGTNEHPGADREFIVEADESDGSFLFYDTSIALITNVDNDHLDHYGTEEAFEAAFVQFANRANEAVIVSGDDRLAVEITSMLDHPHVVRFGEGEGNDVRVTNITTADGGVAFDLTANEMIVPAQLSVPGRHNALNAAGAVAVLLHLGFTLEAAVASLRAFGGTKRRFDLQGEVDGVRVYDDYAHHPAEVEAALSAARTVVGEGRIIAVHQPHLFSRTQAMSDVFAEVYERLADHTIVLDVDGAREDPVPGVTGALVSEAFTDASLVEYQPDWGDAAQAVARVAEPGDYVITLGCGNVYRIVPQLLDALRERDADGSGRD from the coding sequence GTGATTAGCCCCGACGCGAACGCCCAGATTCCCGAGGAGATTCGCCACGCCCACTTCATCGGCATCGGCGGCTCCGGTATGAGCGGCATCGCCAGGATGTTCCTGCAGCGCGGCGTCACCGTCTCGGGCTCCGACCGCTCGGCGAACGACTACACCGAGAAGCTCGCCCAGGCTGGCGCGACCGTGTCGATCGGGCACGACGCCGCGAACCTCGACGAATCGGTCGACACCGTCGTCGTCACCTCGGCGCTCTGGCCCGACAATCCGGAACTCGTGCTGGCACGCGAACGCGGCCTGAACATCCTGCACCGCTCGCAGGCCCTCGTCTGGCTGACGCGCGCGGCTCGCGTGGTCGCCGTCGCGGGTGCCCACGGCAAGACCACGTCGACCGGCATGATCGCGAGCGCCCTGCTCGAGCTCGGGGCCGACCCGAGCTTCGTCAACGGCGGCGTCATCAGCTCGCTCGGCACGAACGAGCACCCCGGCGCCGACCGAGAATTCATCGTCGAGGCCGACGAGTCCGACGGCTCGTTCCTCTTCTACGACACGTCGATCGCCCTCATCACCAACGTCGACAACGACCACCTCGACCACTACGGCACCGAGGAGGCCTTCGAGGCCGCGTTCGTGCAGTTCGCGAACCGCGCGAATGAGGCGGTCATCGTCTCGGGCGACGACCGGCTCGCCGTCGAGATCACCTCGATGCTCGACCACCCGCACGTCGTGCGCTTCGGCGAGGGCGAGGGCAACGACGTTCGCGTCACGAACATCACGACGGCCGACGGCGGGGTCGCATTCGACCTCACCGCCAACGAGATGATCGTGCCCGCGCAGCTCTCAGTGCCCGGTCGCCACAACGCGCTCAACGCCGCGGGCGCCGTTGCGGTGCTGCTGCACCTCGGCTTCACGCTCGAGGCGGCCGTCGCCTCACTGCGCGCCTTCGGCGGCACGAAGCGACGGTTCGACCTTCAGGGCGAGGTCGACGGCGTGCGCGTCTACGACGACTACGCGCACCACCCGGCCGAGGTCGAGGCGGCGCTCTCGGCCGCACGCACCGTCGTCGGCGAGGGCCGCATTATCGCGGTGCACCAGCCACACCTGTTCTCGCGGACGCAGGCCATGAGCGACGTCTTCGCCGAGGTGTACGAGCGACTCGCCGACCACACGATCGTGCTCGACGTCGACGGCGCCCGCGAAGACCCGGTGCCTGGCGTCACCGGCGCGCTCGTCTCCGAGGCGTTCACCGACGCGAGTCTCGTCGAGTACCAGCCCGACTGGGGCGACGCCGCGCAGGCCGTCGCCCGGGTCGCCGAGCCCGGCGACTATGTCATCACCCTCGGTTGCGGCAACGTGTACCGCATCGTGCCGCAGCTGCTCGACGCACTGCGCGAGCGCGACGCAGATGGAAGCGGGCGTGACTAG
- a CDS encoding FtsQ-type POTRA domain-containing protein yields MTSGTPEERRGARRRGGIGAVWRASLARRRHDRAEVRRFTRKRAARRRGWIIGLGSFALLIAFVIVAVYTPLMSVRTIEVEGTSRLDPATVQEALAPLEGRPLAQVSNAEVEALLEEFVLVQSYTVQRTPPSTLVVQLVEREPIGRYEQDAGEVVVDAAGVVLWQVGGEDAPEEELTLPVMDAGALGSEAFLAAGRVSLALPSDFRAQVAKITASSPENVVLHLTSGAIVTWGSAEDSQRKAQVLTSLITATQDVGVSSYDVSSPDTPVTH; encoded by the coding sequence GTGACTAGCGGAACGCCAGAAGAACGGCGCGGCGCGCGCCGTCGCGGGGGCATCGGCGCCGTGTGGCGCGCGAGCCTCGCGCGGCGGCGACACGACCGCGCCGAGGTGCGCCGCTTCACGCGCAAGCGTGCCGCTCGCCGCCGCGGCTGGATCATCGGCCTGGGCTCGTTCGCCCTGCTCATCGCGTTCGTGATCGTCGCCGTGTATACGCCACTCATGAGTGTGCGCACGATCGAGGTGGAGGGCACGTCGCGGCTCGACCCCGCCACGGTGCAGGAGGCGCTCGCACCCCTCGAGGGGCGGCCGCTCGCGCAGGTGTCGAACGCCGAAGTCGAGGCGCTGCTCGAGGAATTCGTGCTCGTGCAGAGCTACACCGTGCAGCGCACGCCGCCCTCGACGCTCGTGGTGCAGCTCGTCGAGCGCGAGCCGATCGGCCGGTACGAGCAGGATGCCGGTGAGGTCGTGGTCGACGCGGCTGGCGTCGTGCTCTGGCAGGTCGGCGGCGAGGACGCGCCCGAGGAAGAACTCACGCTGCCGGTGATGGATGCGGGCGCGCTCGGCTCCGAGGCCTTCCTCGCCGCTGGGCGCGTGTCGCTCGCGCTGCCGAGCGATTTTCGCGCGCAGGTCGCGAAGATCACCGCATCCTCGCCCGAAAACGTCGTACTGCACCTCACGAGCGGCGCGATCGTGACGTGGGGCAGCGCCGAGGACTCGCAGCGCAAGGCGCAGGTGCTCACGTCGTTGATCACGGCGACGCAGGACGTTGGCGTCTCGTCGTACGACGTTTCGAGCCCCGACACGCCGGTCACGCACTAG
- the murD gene encoding UDP-N-acetylmuramoyl-L-alanine--D-glutamate ligase: MVPRERDGRIVSARTDALTSWHHDWSGLKVAVFGLGMTGFAVADTLAELGAEVLVIAGKPDEDRERILQVLNVPVVLAPQQDAVPAELVEFAPELVVTSPGYAPHHALLRWAEEQGLPVWGDIELAWRLRDKTGTPSQWLLVTGTNGKTTTTQLTAHMVARGGVRVAPAGNIGIPVLDAVRDPEGFEVLVVEISSYQLHYTHTVSPWAAVVLNIAEDHLDWHGSFDAYRAAKGRAYDRTQRACVYNLADPETERLVEQADVVDGARAIGFGVDVPAPSNFGVVDGLLVDRAFLDDRRNSALELATLDDLRARNLGARHLVEDVLAAAALARSYGIEPAAIREAITTFTPDQHRNELVLNEAGVMWVDDSKATNTHAAEASLSAYRSVVWVVGGLLKGVDISPLVAAHAPRLRAAVIIGVARDAVREAFEQHAPTVPLIEIDVRETSEVMPEVVRRAAEVAQDGDTVLLAPAAASMDQFDSYGDRGDKFRAAVERIAQGGAGQDAATPGDEA, translated from the coding sequence ATGGTCCCTCGCGAGCGGGATGGTCGAATAGTGAGCGCACGCACTGACGCCCTGACCAGCTGGCACCACGACTGGAGCGGTCTCAAGGTCGCCGTGTTCGGCCTCGGTATGACCGGATTTGCCGTCGCCGACACGCTTGCCGAACTCGGCGCCGAGGTGCTCGTGATTGCGGGCAAACCCGACGAAGACCGCGAGCGCATCCTGCAGGTGCTGAACGTTCCCGTGGTGCTCGCGCCGCAGCAGGATGCGGTGCCGGCCGAACTCGTCGAGTTCGCGCCCGAGCTTGTGGTCACCTCGCCCGGCTATGCGCCGCACCACGCGCTGCTGCGCTGGGCCGAGGAACAGGGGCTGCCGGTGTGGGGCGACATCGAGCTCGCCTGGCGTCTGCGCGACAAGACCGGCACGCCCTCGCAGTGGTTGCTCGTGACTGGCACGAACGGGAAGACCACGACGACGCAGCTCACGGCGCACATGGTCGCCCGCGGCGGCGTGCGCGTCGCACCGGCCGGCAACATCGGCATTCCGGTGCTCGACGCGGTGCGCGACCCCGAAGGCTTCGAGGTGCTCGTCGTCGAAATCTCGAGCTACCAGCTGCATTACACGCACACGGTCTCGCCGTGGGCGGCCGTGGTGCTCAACATTGCTGAGGACCACCTCGACTGGCACGGCAGCTTCGACGCCTACCGCGCGGCCAAGGGACGCGCCTACGACCGTACGCAGCGGGCGTGCGTCTACAACCTCGCCGACCCCGAAACCGAGCGGCTCGTCGAGCAGGCCGACGTCGTCGACGGCGCCCGCGCGATCGGCTTCGGTGTCGACGTGCCCGCGCCGAGCAACTTCGGCGTGGTCGACGGGCTCCTCGTCGACCGAGCGTTCCTCGACGACCGTCGCAACTCGGCGCTCGAGCTCGCGACGCTCGACGACTTGCGCGCCCGCAACCTCGGCGCGCGTCACCTCGTCGAGGACGTGCTCGCGGCCGCCGCGCTCGCCCGGTCCTACGGCATCGAGCCCGCGGCGATTCGCGAGGCGATCACCACGTTCACCCCCGACCAGCACCGCAACGAACTCGTGCTCAACGAGGCGGGCGTCATGTGGGTCGACGACTCGAAGGCGACGAACACGCACGCGGCCGAGGCCTCGCTCTCGGCCTACCGCTCGGTGGTTTGGGTGGTCGGTGGCCTGCTGAAGGGCGTCGACATCTCGCCGCTCGTCGCCGCGCACGCTCCCCGCCTGCGCGCGGCCGTCATCATCGGCGTGGCCCGAGACGCGGTGCGCGAGGCGTTCGAGCAACACGCGCCCACCGTGCCGCTCATTGAGATCGACGTGCGCGAAACTAGTGAGGTCATGCCGGAGGTCGTTCGTCGCGCCGCCGAAGTGGCACAGGACGGCGACACCGTGCTCCTCGCACCGGCGGCCGCGTCAATGGATCAGTTCGACAGTTATGGCGACCGCGGCGACAAGTTCCGCGCGGCAGTAGAGCGCATCGCGCAGGGGGGAGCAGGCCAGGATGCCGCAACCCCAGGCGACGAAGCGTAA
- a CDS encoding cell division protein SepF yields the protein MANPLRNAMVYLGLAEEQEETTAPTASSRPAPAPAPVQTDRVEAVQEEEFSAPVTPIKPTVTPAPAPKPSTTAVGEMNEILTVHPKAYDKDAQLIAESFRDGVPVIMNLSQMTDADARRIIDFASGLTQGLNGRIERVTNRVFLLTPEHVNVHGDEQHVRNDDPTFFA from the coding sequence ATGGCTAACCCCCTTCGCAATGCCATGGTCTACCTCGGCCTCGCCGAGGAGCAGGAAGAGACCACCGCACCGACCGCATCCTCGCGTCCGGCACCGGCGCCGGCACCCGTGCAGACCGACCGCGTCGAGGCGGTGCAGGAGGAAGAGTTCTCGGCGCCCGTGACGCCGATCAAGCCGACGGTGACCCCCGCCCCGGCTCCGAAGCCCTCGACCACAGCAGTTGGAGAGATGAACGAAATCCTGACCGTCCACCCGAAGGCCTACGACAAGGACGCCCAGCTCATCGCCGAGAGCTTCCGCGATGGTGTGCCCGTCATCATGAACCTCTCGCAGATGACCGACGCCGACGCGCGTCGCATCATCGACTTCGCGTCGGGCCTGACGCAGGGGCTCAACGGTCGCATCGAACGCGTTACCAACCGCGTGTTCCTGCTCACCCCCGAGCACGTTAACGTGCACGGCGATGAGCAGCACGTGCGCAACGACGACCCGACCTTCTTCGCGTAG
- the ftsZ gene encoding cell division protein FtsZ, with the protein MSNTSAATNNYLAVIKVVGVGGGGVNAVNRMIDIGLRGVEFIAINTDAQALLMSDADVKLDVGRELTRGLGAGADPEIGRRAAEDHVEEIEEALTGADMVFVTAGEGGGTGTGGAPVVARIAKSLGALTIGVVTKPFSFEGRRRADQAEHGVAALKEQVDALIVVPNDRLLAISDRGISMLEAFATADQVLLAGVQGITDLITNPGVINVDFADVKSVMQGAGSALMGIGTSRGADRSVKAAELAVASPLLEASIEGAHGVLLSVQGGSNLGMFEVAEAAQLVRDAVHEGANIILGTAVDDTLGDEVRVTVIAAGFDGGEPRPLDEAEIPKSAPNPLPSLEEATARNQSAKQEEPQAPAYASTNTSNSANAAGSTEQPAERKPAEEAAPRLGESPAWSTAEAPTISPRQTESPYADASYGEDENDLDIPDFLR; encoded by the coding sequence GTGTCGAACACCAGTGCAGCAACGAACAACTACCTCGCCGTAATCAAGGTCGTCGGCGTTGGTGGCGGTGGCGTGAATGCCGTGAACCGAATGATCGACATCGGTCTGCGCGGCGTCGAGTTCATCGCAATCAACACTGACGCGCAGGCGCTGCTGATGTCGGACGCCGACGTCAAGCTCGACGTCGGCCGCGAACTTACGCGCGGTCTCGGCGCCGGCGCCGACCCCGAAATCGGCCGTCGCGCGGCCGAAGACCACGTTGAGGAGATCGAGGAGGCGCTCACCGGCGCCGACATGGTCTTCGTGACCGCGGGCGAGGGTGGCGGCACGGGCACCGGCGGTGCGCCCGTGGTCGCGCGCATCGCGAAGTCGCTCGGCGCGCTCACCATCGGTGTCGTCACGAAACCGTTCTCGTTCGAAGGCCGTCGCCGCGCAGACCAGGCCGAGCACGGCGTCGCTGCGCTCAAGGAGCAGGTCGACGCGCTCATCGTCGTGCCGAACGACCGCCTGCTCGCGATCAGCGACCGCGGCATCTCGATGCTCGAGGCGTTCGCCACGGCCGACCAGGTGCTCCTCGCCGGTGTGCAGGGCATCACCGACCTCATCACCAACCCGGGTGTGATTAACGTCGACTTCGCCGATGTGAAGTCGGTCATGCAGGGCGCCGGTTCGGCGCTCATGGGTATCGGCACCTCACGGGGCGCCGACCGCTCGGTGAAGGCCGCCGAACTCGCGGTCGCGTCGCCGCTGCTCGAGGCCTCGATTGAGGGCGCGCACGGCGTGCTGCTCTCGGTGCAGGGTGGTTCGAACCTCGGCATGTTCGAAGTCGCCGAGGCGGCGCAGCTCGTGCGTGACGCCGTGCACGAGGGTGCGAACATCATTCTCGGTACTGCGGTCGACGACACCCTCGGCGACGAGGTGCGCGTGACCGTCATTGCCGCGGGCTTCGACGGCGGTGAGCCCCGTCCGCTTGACGAGGCCGAGATCCCGAAGTCGGCGCCGAACCCGCTGCCCTCGCTCGAAGAGGCCACCGCGCGCAACCAGTCGGCGAAGCAGGAGGAGCCGCAGGCCCCGGCCTACGCCTCGACCAACACCTCGAACTCGGCCAACGCGGCAGGCTCGACCGAGCAGCCGGCCGAGCGCAAGCCCGCCGAAGAGGCGGCCCCGCGTCTCGGCGAGAGCCCCGCGTGGTCGACCGCTGAGGCGCCGACCATCTCGCCGCGCCAGACCGAGTCGCCCTATGCCGACGCCTCGTACGGCGAGGACGAGAACGACCTCGACATCCCCGACTTTCTGCGCTAG
- a CDS encoding YggS family pyridoxal phosphate-dependent enzyme, translating into MTTTPVSPSWGSDAELAHRLATVRERISDAASAAGRAAEDITLVAVTKFHDPEIVRALAELGVRDFGENRHPESRLKAEVAHEVADARLHFIGQLQRNKARQVARYADVIESIDREDLVDALAKLEDVTVDVTIQLSIDGDTSRGGVPLPNAEALAERILATPTLRLRGVMTVAPIGMEPEAAFAQAREISERIRTLAPDADWLSMGMSHDFHSAISQGATHLRIGEAITGKRPGAQ; encoded by the coding sequence GTGACCACTACGCCCGTTTCGCCCTCGTGGGGGAGCGACGCCGAACTCGCGCACCGTCTCGCGACGGTGCGCGAGCGCATTTCTGACGCCGCGTCGGCAGCCGGCCGCGCGGCCGAAGACATCACGCTCGTCGCCGTCACGAAGTTCCACGACCCCGAGATCGTGCGCGCCCTTGCCGAGCTCGGCGTGCGCGACTTCGGTGAGAACCGACACCCCGAGTCCCGGCTCAAGGCCGAGGTCGCCCACGAGGTGGCCGACGCCCGGCTGCACTTCATCGGCCAGCTGCAGCGCAACAAGGCCCGGCAGGTCGCGCGGTACGCCGACGTCATCGAATCGATCGACCGCGAAGACCTCGTTGATGCCCTCGCGAAGCTCGAAGACGTCACGGTTGACGTGACGATTCAACTGTCGATCGACGGTGACACGAGCCGCGGCGGCGTGCCGCTGCCCAACGCCGAGGCGCTCGCTGAGCGGATCCTCGCGACCCCGACGCTGCGGCTTCGCGGCGTGATGACGGTTGCTCCGATCGGCATGGAGCCCGAAGCCGCGTTCGCGCAGGCGCGCGAAATCTCCGAGCGCATCCGCACCCTCGCGCCCGACGCCGACTGGCTGTCGATGGGAATGTCCCACGACTTCCATTCAGCAATTTCACAGGGAGCAACACACCTGCGAATCGGCGAGGCAATCACCGGAAAACGGCCCGGCGCGCAATAA
- a CDS encoding YggT family protein — protein sequence MALIGTILLIALQLYNFVMWARLILDWVVVLVPSFRPRGFVLLLAEFVYTLTDPPLKFVRRWIKPVRVGPVALDLAWIVVIIALSVLSIVVRSIFF from the coding sequence TTGGCTCTCATTGGCACGATCCTGCTGATCGCCCTGCAGCTCTATAACTTCGTCATGTGGGCGCGGCTCATTCTCGATTGGGTCGTCGTGCTCGTGCCGAGTTTCCGACCGCGCGGCTTCGTGCTCTTGCTCGCCGAATTCGTGTACACGCTGACCGATCCGCCGCTGAAGTTCGTGCGCCGCTGGATCAAGCCGGTGCGTGTTGGCCCCGTCGCGCTCGACCTCGCGTGGATCGTCGTCATCATTGCGCTGAGCGTGCTGTCGATCGTCGTGCGGAGCATCTTCTTCTAA